The following coding sequences lie in one Polynucleobacter asymbioticus genomic window:
- the ybeY gene encoding rRNA maturation RNase YbeY: MASKKTSPTKLEIDIQFASATIEEKVLAIASLAAIKKWVKAAVQFNGLITLRFVNAAEGKKLNFAFRKKDYATNVLTFPYELTTKTLVADVIFCLPVIQKEASEQNKSVKAHLAHLIIHGCLHAQGLDHENDQEAKKMEGKEIALLKSLGFANPYAPI; the protein is encoded by the coding sequence ATGGCAAGCAAGAAAACATCCCCCACTAAACTCGAGATTGATATTCAATTTGCTAGCGCAACTATTGAAGAGAAAGTGCTTGCGATAGCATCTCTAGCAGCAATTAAAAAATGGGTGAAAGCAGCGGTTCAATTCAATGGCCTCATCACTTTGCGCTTTGTCAATGCAGCTGAAGGCAAAAAACTGAACTTTGCTTTTCGCAAAAAAGACTATGCAACCAACGTACTGACCTTTCCATATGAGTTAACTACAAAGACATTGGTGGCTGATGTTATTTTTTGTCTTCCCGTGATTCAAAAAGAGGCATCAGAGCAAAACAAATCTGTGAAGGCTCATTTGGCTCACCTGATCATTCATGGCTGTCTACATGCGCAAGGCCTTGATCATGAGAACGATCAAGAGGCAAAGAAAATGGAGGGCAAGGAGATTGCCCTCTTGAAGTCTTTAGGCTTTGCAAATCCCTACGCACCCATTTAA
- the miaB gene encoding tRNA (N6-isopentenyl adenosine(37)-C2)-methylthiotransferase MiaB, which yields MKKLYIKTFGCQMNEYDSGKMADLLHADEGMVMTDTPEDADVVLLNTCSIREKAEDKVFSDLGRLRELKKTKPNLLIGVGGCVASQEGQQIISRAPYVDVVFGPQTLHRLSDLITQRRETGRPQVDISFPEIEKFDHLPASRQTRGSAYVSIMEGCSKYCSYCVVPYTRGEEVSRPFDDVLTEVAGLAAQGVKEIVLLGQNVNAYLGKMGGGEEIADFALLIEYIAEIPGVERIRFTTSHPKEFTQRLIDVYAKVPKLVSHLHLPVQHASDSVLSAMKRGYTALEYKSIIRKMRAVRPDLTLSSDFIVGFPGETDEDFAKLLKMVEELNFDNSFCFIFSARPGTPAANLSDDTPYEVKLKRLQTLLALVESQANQISKNMLGNTERVLVEGLAKDGVNLQGRAANNRVIHFTAPNDDIESLIGQIVDIRITEVLNYTLRGDLMIESIPVPTHTH from the coding sequence ATGAAAAAGCTCTATATCAAAACCTTTGGCTGTCAAATGAACGAGTATGACTCGGGCAAGATGGCCGACCTTCTACATGCCGATGAAGGCATGGTCATGACCGATACACCGGAAGATGCGGATGTCGTTCTACTAAACACCTGCTCGATTCGCGAAAAAGCAGAAGACAAAGTATTTTCAGACTTAGGGCGCCTACGTGAGCTCAAGAAAACTAAGCCTAATTTGTTAATTGGTGTAGGTGGTTGCGTTGCTAGCCAAGAAGGTCAGCAAATTATTAGTAGAGCGCCATATGTTGACGTAGTCTTTGGTCCACAAACCTTACATCGCCTCTCAGACCTCATTACGCAACGTCGCGAGACTGGTAGACCTCAGGTAGATATTTCTTTCCCAGAAATAGAAAAGTTTGATCACCTCCCAGCATCTCGACAAACTCGTGGTTCTGCTTATGTATCCATCATGGAAGGCTGCTCAAAGTATTGCAGCTACTGCGTGGTTCCCTACACTCGCGGTGAAGAAGTATCGCGCCCATTTGATGACGTATTGACTGAAGTAGCCGGTCTTGCAGCCCAGGGCGTAAAAGAAATTGTCCTGCTTGGTCAGAATGTGAACGCCTATCTTGGCAAGATGGGTGGCGGTGAAGAGATTGCAGACTTTGCATTACTGATTGAATACATTGCCGAAATTCCGGGCGTTGAAAGAATTCGCTTTACTACTAGCCACCCTAAAGAATTTACACAGCGCTTGATTGATGTTTACGCTAAAGTTCCGAAGCTTGTGAGTCACCTCCATCTTCCAGTACAGCATGCATCTGATTCGGTTTTATCTGCGATGAAACGTGGCTATACCGCACTTGAGTACAAAAGCATTATTCGTAAGATGCGTGCTGTGAGGCCTGATCTGACGCTCTCTAGTGATTTCATTGTGGGCTTTCCTGGTGAGACCGACGAGGACTTTGCAAAGCTATTGAAAATGGTTGAAGAACTGAATTTTGACAACAGCTTTTGCTTTATCTTTAGTGCGCGCCCTGGAACACCCGCTGCTAATTTGAGTGATGACACTCCTTATGAGGTCAAACTCAAGCGACTACAAACATTACTCGCCCTAGTTGAGTCACAAGCAAATCAAATTAGTAAGAATATGTTGGGCAACACTGAGCGAGTACTCGTTGAAGGCCTCGCCAAAGATGGTGTCAACCTACAGGGTCGCGCAGCCAATAATCGCGTGATCCACTTCACAGCACCAAATGACGATATTGAATCCCTCATAGGTCAAATAGTAGATATCCGGATTACCGAAGTACTCAACTACACACTTCGAGGTGACCTCATGATTGAGTCTATCCCTGTCCCTACTCATACCCACTAA
- a CDS encoding putative Na+/H+ antiporter gives MNFTPTELGASIIFAIAVLHTFCTSYFETLAKKSPRHAGLWHLLGEVEIVFGFWAAILIIFMWLANDLATAKEYANKRNFTEPLFVFAIMVVAGSKPILHFATQLLYQLGKAIQLVLRTKQAPTLYFLTLSITPLLGSLITEPAAMTLAAFLLRDLVYRHKCSTSLLFGTLGVLFVNISIGGTLTNFAAPPVLMVASTWGWSTAFMFANFGLEAMVAIFINAGVITLLFHKQLVEPSSKSGHVRIPLTITVIHLLFLLGIVGFAHDPVIFMWLLLFFIGYTTAYPKHQSPLILREALLVGFFLGGLVVLGALQGWWLQPILETMSPTAVFYGSLALTAITDNAALTYLGSLVQGTSPEFKLALVGGAVAGGGLTVIANAPNPAGLAILRSYFPNAAVSAGLLFLAAIPPTIVAILALRLL, from the coding sequence ATGAACTTTACCCCCACAGAGCTTGGTGCAAGCATTATTTTTGCTATCGCGGTGCTGCATACCTTTTGCACTTCGTATTTTGAAACCCTGGCTAAAAAATCTCCAAGACATGCTGGTCTGTGGCACCTCCTCGGCGAGGTAGAAATCGTCTTTGGTTTTTGGGCAGCTATTCTGATTATTTTTATGTGGCTTGCAAACGATCTCGCCACAGCAAAAGAGTACGCCAATAAACGCAACTTTACAGAGCCGCTATTTGTGTTTGCCATTATGGTGGTTGCAGGTAGCAAGCCTATTCTGCATTTTGCAACTCAACTTCTTTATCAGCTCGGTAAGGCAATTCAATTGGTCTTGCGCACCAAACAAGCGCCAACACTATATTTCTTAACCCTCAGCATCACGCCGCTATTAGGCTCACTGATTACTGAGCCTGCTGCAATGACGCTGGCCGCTTTTTTATTGCGCGACCTAGTCTATCGCCATAAATGCTCTACATCGCTGTTATTTGGCACTCTAGGTGTTCTGTTCGTCAATATTTCAATCGGTGGCACACTCACCAATTTTGCTGCGCCGCCAGTACTCATGGTGGCATCTACATGGGGCTGGAGCACTGCTTTTATGTTTGCGAACTTTGGCCTTGAAGCAATGGTCGCTATTTTTATTAATGCTGGCGTCATAACCCTACTCTTTCACAAGCAACTTGTTGAACCTAGCAGCAAATCTGGTCACGTGCGTATTCCGCTCACCATTACAGTAATTCACCTTTTATTTTTGCTAGGTATTGTGGGCTTCGCGCATGACCCAGTCATCTTCATGTGGCTGCTACTCTTTTTTATTGGCTACACCACCGCTTATCCAAAACATCAAAGCCCACTCATCTTGCGTGAAGCTTTGCTAGTAGGATTCTTCTTAGGTGGATTAGTTGTCTTGGGCGCCTTACAAGGTTGGTGGCTTCAGCCGATCCTTGAAACCATGAGTCCCACTGCTGTGTTCTATGGCAGCCTGGCATTAACGGCAATTACCGATAATGCGGCACTCACCTATTTAGGCTCATTGGTGCAAGGCACTTCACCAGAGTTCAAGCTGGCATTAGTTGGCGGCGCAGTAGCGGGTGGTGGCTTAACCGTGATCGCAAATGCTCCCAATCCTGCTGGACTGGCTATTTTGCGCAGTTACTTCCCAAATGCAGCAGTTTCTGCGGGTTTGCTGTTCCTGGCCGCTATTCCGCCAACAATTGTTGCGATTCTGGCGCTACGTCTGCTCTAA
- a CDS encoding HlyC/CorC family transporter — protein sequence MPDPNKSLLERLADFLTPQPTSPIERRQELIDTLREAQAEGLIDADALSMIEGVFQVGQLCARDILIPRAQIDWIDINQPLSEIIKNVITAAHSRFPVFEGNRDNVIGTLLAKDLLRHSTEKDFQVRDWLRPAVFIPESKRLSVLLRDFKDNRNHLAIVVDEYSGVAGVITIEDVLEQIVGDIEDEHDVDEEADNLISLDNGDIRVKGITELDQFNETLGTQFEVEDIETVAGLVIQHLGRVPKMGELIEIDGVEFEVQRADPRQIHILLARQLPKKPS from the coding sequence ATGCCTGACCCCAATAAATCCCTTTTAGAGCGCTTGGCCGATTTTTTAACGCCACAGCCAACCAGCCCAATTGAACGTCGTCAAGAACTGATTGATACCCTTAGAGAAGCTCAGGCTGAGGGCTTAATTGATGCAGATGCCCTCTCCATGATTGAGGGTGTATTCCAGGTGGGGCAATTATGTGCTCGCGATATTTTGATTCCCAGAGCCCAGATTGACTGGATTGATATCAACCAGCCTTTATCGGAAATTATTAAAAACGTCATTACTGCTGCTCACTCACGCTTCCCAGTATTTGAAGGTAACCGTGACAATGTCATCGGCACCTTGCTGGCAAAAGATTTATTGCGTCACTCCACTGAAAAAGATTTTCAGGTTCGCGATTGGCTTCGCCCCGCTGTATTTATTCCTGAATCTAAACGCTTAAGTGTGTTGCTACGTGACTTCAAAGATAACCGCAACCATTTGGCCATTGTTGTTGATGAATACAGTGGCGTTGCAGGTGTGATTACGATTGAGGATGTGCTCGAGCAAATCGTTGGGGACATTGAAGATGAGCACGATGTTGATGAGGAAGCAGATAACCTCATCTCATTAGACAATGGCGATATTCGGGTTAAAGGGATTACTGAACTTGATCAATTTAATGAGACCTTGGGCACCCAATTTGAGGTTGAAGATATTGAAACGGTTGCTGGCTTAGTCATTCAGCATCTCGGTAGAGTACCCAAAATGGGTGAGCTTATTGAGATTGATGGCGTTGAATTTGAGGTTCAGCGTGCTGACCCAAGACAGATTCATATTCTGCTTGCACGACAACTCCCGAAGAAACCTTCCTGA
- the lnt gene encoding apolipoprotein N-acyltransferase, translating into MIDLQSARASNSIHLLLLFFLGALLAFAAELPYGGWIQIPILGLIWWRMNQQPNPSIKKQFISGMSFGLGYFVLGLWWIYISLHDVGGMHAVVSCLAVFLLAAGMGLFFSSATLALCLPQRRYLTGLVLAASWVFIEYLRSVVLTGFPWMGFAEAQFNGPFAPVAPFFGGLACTFLVVWVSWEISQLKKNIFFSSACIISTIALAQLASFWTFTKPVGEPLSVRLIQGNFEQSLKFNRKAIEEQFSFYTNAIESQSADLIITPETAYPWPQSNLPVGLLESLQQFSNNTSSNVLLGLIGEVSNSTGVKYTNRALGLSPNTPGYLYDKSHLVPFGEFIPPGFQWFVNAFHVPMSDFARGTLDQAPFSIVRSGQDAIQAAITICYEDVFGGELASRIRESSKPVNLLINMTNLAWFGNSQAPAQQLRLSQLRSLETGLPALRATNTGITAALGPDGKVLSQLGDFTQGVLSLKIQAYSGKTPYVLWGNAPILGLSCLLLILGLIRQKRI; encoded by the coding sequence TTGATTGATCTGCAATCAGCAAGGGCCAGCAATAGCATTCATTTATTGCTGCTGTTTTTCCTAGGAGCCTTACTGGCTTTCGCTGCAGAGCTGCCGTATGGTGGCTGGATACAAATCCCGATCCTCGGTTTGATTTGGTGGCGGATGAATCAGCAACCCAATCCATCCATCAAGAAACAATTTATTTCTGGCATGTCGTTTGGCCTAGGTTACTTTGTTCTCGGGCTCTGGTGGATCTATATTAGTCTGCATGACGTAGGTGGAATGCATGCTGTGGTTTCTTGCTTAGCCGTTTTTTTACTGGCGGCAGGCATGGGTTTATTTTTCTCCAGCGCCACCCTCGCCCTTTGCCTACCTCAGCGTAGATACCTTACGGGCTTGGTATTGGCGGCATCTTGGGTATTCATTGAATACCTTCGTAGCGTAGTGTTAACCGGCTTCCCTTGGATGGGATTTGCTGAAGCCCAATTCAATGGTCCCTTTGCACCAGTAGCACCATTCTTCGGCGGCTTGGCCTGCACATTTTTAGTAGTGTGGGTCTCTTGGGAAATCAGCCAGTTAAAGAAAAACATCTTTTTTAGTAGTGCCTGCATTATTTCGACGATTGCACTTGCGCAACTTGCAAGCTTTTGGACATTCACAAAGCCGGTTGGCGAGCCGCTCAGTGTTCGCTTAATTCAAGGCAATTTTGAGCAAAGCCTCAAGTTCAACCGCAAAGCCATTGAAGAGCAATTTAGTTTTTATACCAACGCCATCGAGAGTCAATCAGCTGATCTCATCATTACCCCAGAAACTGCTTATCCTTGGCCGCAAAGCAATCTTCCTGTCGGCTTATTAGAATCGCTTCAACAGTTTTCTAACAATACCTCTAGCAATGTCTTGCTTGGTTTAATTGGAGAGGTGAGTAATTCCACTGGAGTGAAATACACCAATCGCGCTCTTGGACTCTCTCCCAACACGCCGGGCTATCTATACGACAAATCCCATTTGGTGCCCTTTGGTGAATTTATTCCCCCCGGCTTTCAATGGTTTGTAAATGCATTTCATGTCCCCATGAGTGATTTCGCACGTGGCACATTAGATCAAGCTCCATTCAGTATTGTTCGCTCAGGCCAAGATGCGATTCAGGCAGCCATCACGATTTGCTATGAGGATGTCTTTGGCGGGGAATTAGCCTCCCGCATTCGCGAGAGTAGTAAGCCCGTTAACTTGTTGATCAATATGACTAATCTGGCCTGGTTTGGAAATTCTCAAGCACCAGCCCAGCAATTACGCCTATCCCAGTTACGCTCTTTGGAAACTGGTCTTCCAGCACTACGTGCTACCAATACCGGGATTACGGCAGCCCTTGGTCCGGATGGCAAAGTACTGTCACAGCTAGGTGACTTTACTCAAGGCGTGCTCAGTCTCAAGATCCAAGCCTACTCCGGCAAAACTCCATATGTACTTTGGGGAAATGCGCCTATTTTGGGCCTTTCTTGCCTCTTGCTAATCCTAGGTCTGATTCGCCAAAAACGAATCTAA
- the gmhB gene encoding D-glycero-beta-D-manno-heptose 1,7-bisphosphate 7-phosphatase: MSNSSSKLIILDRDGVINEDRDDYVKSSDEWIPLPGSLEAIALLNQAGYQIAVATNQSGLGRGYFNINDLHGMHLKMEKLLKPLGGHIDSIFFCPHTDANACDCRKPLPGMMKEIALRYKKNQSSTPLLGVPIVGDSLRDLQAGIALGASPHLVLTGKGSKTLDKGGLPEGTQIHTNLMAFATALLEDQV; this comes from the coding sequence ATGAGCAACAGCTCTTCTAAACTCATCATTCTTGATCGCGATGGTGTGATCAATGAAGATCGCGATGATTATGTGAAGTCGAGTGACGAGTGGATTCCACTGCCGGGCAGTCTTGAAGCCATTGCACTACTGAATCAGGCTGGCTATCAAATTGCTGTAGCAACCAATCAATCCGGTCTAGGGCGCGGCTATTTCAATATCAATGACCTCCATGGCATGCATCTCAAAATGGAGAAACTACTCAAACCCTTGGGCGGTCATATCGATAGTATTTTCTTTTGCCCGCACACCGATGCCAATGCATGCGATTGCCGCAAGCCTCTACCAGGAATGATGAAAGAGATTGCCCTGCGCTACAAAAAAAATCAGAGCAGCACACCACTATTAGGAGTACCGATTGTTGGGGATTCCTTACGCGACCTTCAAGCAGGCATTGCTTTAGGCGCTAGCCCACACCTAGTATTAACGGGTAAAGGTAGCAAGACTTTGGATAAAGGCGGCCTCCCAGAGGGAACACAGATTCATACGAATTTGATGGCATTTGCTACTGCACTCTTAGAAGATCAGGTTTAA
- the glyS gene encoding glycine--tRNA ligase subunit beta — protein MSTPNSLSQSDNLLIEVFTEELPPKSLRRLGDAFSEGIYSVLKAAGLLSENSVATGYATPRRLAVQVTNVLNQAPDYPVREKLLPTSIAFDAEGKPTAPLQKKLASLGYADIDLSSLEKSGEGKNEALYLNIVAKGAALEQTAQQALEQTLSKLPIAKMMHYQVLQKNGELADVEFARPAHRIIALHGKQVLNISALGIDAANQTEGHRFLAPGVITIISADQYESDLTAKAKVLPSFNKRREFIESALLKAAGTDLVLMPESLLDEVTALVEWPAIYECHFDQEFLEVPQECLILTMQTNQKYFALTDQQGKLRNRFLIVSNIETDKPEAIISGNERVVRPRLSDARFFFQQDQKRPLASRVADLGKVVYHNQLGNQLDRTKRVQGIAVGIAKALSADEMLASRAAEIAKTDLLTDMVGEFPELQGIMGRYYATHDGENPEVASACSEHYMPRFAGDALPQTQIGTILAIADKLETLVGIWGVGLAPTGDKDPYALRRHALGICRLLLEKNLSLSLPDLIELARKQFPQKDVQEKAKAEDIYAFIIDRLRAYLRDQAVAGKPFTTEEIDAVLSQSPAQLNDLIDRLTALREFNALVEAAQLAAANKRISNILKKNATAIPAACSSKLLQVPAEVALHQALEKLTPTLTAAYEQRQFVHLLKALVALSAPIDQFFADVMVMDPNPELRDNRLALLQQLHQKMNLIADLGKLA, from the coding sequence ATGAGTACACCAAACTCCCTCTCTCAATCAGATAATCTTCTGATTGAAGTATTTACCGAAGAGCTTCCTCCAAAATCATTACGTCGCTTGGGCGATGCTTTTAGTGAGGGCATCTATTCAGTCCTGAAGGCCGCCGGGCTCTTGAGTGAAAACTCCGTTGCCACCGGGTATGCGACCCCGCGCCGCCTTGCGGTTCAAGTAACAAATGTATTGAACCAAGCCCCAGACTATCCAGTACGTGAAAAGTTATTACCAACCAGCATTGCTTTTGATGCAGAAGGCAAACCTACCGCACCATTACAAAAGAAATTAGCCTCCTTGGGTTACGCTGATATCGATCTCTCGAGTCTTGAAAAATCGGGCGAAGGAAAAAATGAAGCGCTGTATCTCAATATTGTTGCCAAAGGTGCAGCGTTAGAGCAAACCGCTCAACAAGCACTTGAGCAAACACTCAGCAAATTACCAATCGCCAAAATGATGCACTATCAAGTGCTCCAAAAAAATGGTGAATTGGCGGATGTTGAGTTTGCACGTCCGGCACACCGCATCATTGCCCTGCATGGTAAACAAGTCCTTAATATCAGCGCCCTAGGCATTGATGCAGCCAACCAAACAGAAGGCCATCGCTTTTTAGCTCCAGGCGTCATTACGATCATATCCGCCGATCAGTACGAGTCCGATCTGACTGCTAAAGCCAAGGTGTTGCCTAGCTTTAATAAGCGCCGTGAATTTATTGAGTCTGCTTTATTAAAAGCTGCTGGCACCGATTTAGTTTTGATGCCAGAAAGTTTATTAGATGAAGTAACCGCCCTAGTTGAGTGGCCAGCAATTTATGAATGCCATTTTGATCAAGAGTTCTTGGAAGTGCCACAAGAGTGCTTGATTCTGACTATGCAAACCAACCAAAAATACTTTGCTTTGACTGATCAGCAAGGCAAGTTACGCAATCGTTTCCTCATTGTTTCTAATATCGAGACGGATAAGCCAGAGGCAATTATTTCTGGCAATGAGCGTGTAGTGCGCCCGCGCCTCTCTGATGCGCGCTTTTTCTTCCAACAAGATCAAAAGCGCCCATTAGCATCCCGTGTAGCTGATCTTGGAAAAGTGGTTTATCACAATCAGCTCGGCAATCAATTAGATCGCACCAAACGTGTTCAAGGAATTGCAGTGGGTATTGCTAAAGCTCTATCAGCCGATGAGATGCTAGCTAGCCGTGCTGCTGAAATTGCTAAAACCGATTTACTAACCGATATGGTTGGCGAATTCCCAGAGCTCCAAGGCATCATGGGTCGTTACTATGCAACGCATGACGGCGAAAATCCTGAAGTAGCCTCTGCTTGTAGCGAGCATTACATGCCTCGCTTTGCTGGCGATGCGTTGCCACAAACTCAAATCGGCACCATATTGGCAATCGCTGACAAGCTAGAAACTCTGGTAGGTATTTGGGGGGTTGGCCTTGCTCCTACTGGTGATAAAGACCCTTATGCTTTGCGTCGTCACGCTCTCGGCATCTGCCGCCTCCTACTAGAGAAGAATCTCAGCTTGAGCTTGCCTGATTTAATTGAGCTGGCTCGTAAGCAATTCCCGCAGAAAGATGTTCAAGAAAAAGCGAAGGCTGAAGATATTTACGCCTTCATCATTGATCGCCTGCGTGCTTACTTGCGTGATCAAGCAGTTGCTGGCAAGCCCTTCACCACTGAAGAGATTGATGCCGTATTGAGTCAGTCACCTGCTCAACTCAATGATTTAATTGATCGCTTAACTGCCTTGCGTGAATTTAATGCCTTGGTAGAAGCTGCTCAGTTAGCCGCTGCCAATAAGCGTATCAGCAATATTCTGAAAAAGAATGCTACTGCTATCCCTGCAGCCTGCTCAAGCAAGCTCTTACAAGTCCCAGCTGAAGTTGCATTACATCAGGCGCTTGAGAAGCTGACTCCGACATTGACTGCTGCTTATGAGCAACGTCAGTTTGTACATCTATTAAAAGCACTCGTAGCCTTAAGCGCCCCTATTGATCAGTTCTTTGCCGATGTCATGGTGATGGATCCGAATCCAGAGCTGCGCGATAACCGCCTGGCTCTCTTGCAACAACTTCACCAGAAAATGAATCTCATTGCCGACCTCGGCAAATTGGCATGA
- the glyQ gene encoding glycine--tRNA ligase subunit alpha: MLTFQQIILKLQDYWDQQGCALLQPIDLEVGAGTSHTATFLRAIGPEPWKAAYVQPSRRPKDGRYGENPNRLQHYYQYQVVLKPAPENILELYLGSLAALGLDLQKNDVRFVEDDWENPTLGAWGLGWEVWLNGMEVTQFTYFQQVGGIDCKPVLGEITYGIERLAMYIQNCSNVYDLVWADGISYGDVYHQNEVEQSCYNFEHSNTDLLFANFTNYESEAKRLMEVPLALPAYEMVLKAGHTFNLLDARGAISVTERAAYIGRIRNLSRAVAQAYFESREKLGFPMCQRQSKA; this comes from the coding sequence ATGCTTACTTTTCAGCAAATCATTCTCAAACTCCAAGATTACTGGGACCAACAAGGTTGCGCCCTATTGCAACCTATTGACCTTGAGGTCGGTGCCGGTACATCTCATACAGCCACTTTCTTGAGGGCCATTGGTCCCGAGCCATGGAAAGCGGCTTACGTGCAACCCTCGCGCAGACCAAAAGATGGCCGCTATGGAGAAAATCCAAACCGTTTGCAGCACTACTACCAATACCAAGTAGTACTGAAACCTGCGCCAGAAAATATCCTTGAGCTCTACTTGGGCTCCCTTGCCGCTCTGGGCCTTGATCTTCAAAAGAACGATGTACGTTTTGTTGAGGACGACTGGGAAAACCCAACTTTGGGCGCTTGGGGCTTGGGGTGGGAAGTTTGGCTTAACGGTATGGAAGTGACACAGTTCACCTACTTCCAGCAAGTTGGCGGCATTGACTGTAAACCTGTTTTAGGCGAAATCACATACGGTATTGAGCGCCTAGCGATGTACATCCAAAATTGCTCCAACGTATACGACCTCGTTTGGGCGGATGGCATCTCGTATGGTGACGTGTATCACCAAAATGAAGTGGAGCAGTCTTGCTACAACTTTGAACACTCCAATACCGACCTATTATTTGCAAACTTCACCAATTACGAAAGTGAAGCTAAGCGTTTGATGGAAGTGCCATTAGCATTACCCGCTTATGAAATGGTACTGAAGGCTGGACACACTTTTAACTTACTTGACGCTCGAGGCGCCATCTCCGTTACCGAGCGTGCGGCCTATATCGGACGCATCCGTAATCTCTCTCGTGCAGTAGCACAGGCTTACTTCGAGTCTCGTGAGAAATTGGGATTCCCGATGTGTCAACGTCAATCCAAAGCCTAA
- a CDS encoding rhodanese-like domain-containing protein produces MKLKLGYQELIANAMAQIETVPLEQAQKFLDEENTVFVDIRDVRELERDGMIPGAIHAPRGMLEFWVDPESPYYKPVFGEGKRLVLYCASAWRSALATETLQKMGVPGICHLEGGFSAWKKAELPVAEKHAKPHPG; encoded by the coding sequence ATGAAATTGAAATTAGGCTATCAAGAATTAATTGCCAATGCGATGGCTCAAATTGAGACCGTTCCATTGGAGCAAGCGCAAAAATTCTTGGATGAGGAAAACACGGTGTTTGTGGATATTCGGGATGTGAGGGAGTTGGAGCGCGATGGCATGATTCCAGGCGCCATTCATGCACCCCGAGGCATGCTGGAATTTTGGGTTGATCCAGAAAGTCCTTATTACAAGCCGGTTTTTGGAGAGGGTAAGCGCTTAGTGCTCTATTGCGCTTCTGCTTGGCGCTCCGCTTTGGCCACAGAAACCCTCCAAAAGATGGGGGTTCCTGGGATTTGTCACCTTGAGGGTGGCTTTAGCGCCTGGAAGAAGGCTGAATTGCCTGTTGCGGAAAAGCATGCAAAGCCACACCCAGGATAA